A window of Nicotiana sylvestris chromosome 8, ASM39365v2, whole genome shotgun sequence genomic DNA:
GATTTGATGAAGTTGTTGGTGATCAAACAACTCCAAAAATTGTTCCATTACGGTATGACTATGACTGCTCCAGCTTCGTTTCTACTGATTTTCTTGAACTGCTCCAGCTTCGTTTCTACTGATTTTCTTGAACTGCTCCAGCTTCGCAAATTTTAATTCACAGGTATGATCGCTGCACTAGAAGATGCTCGAGACTCTGGTGAACTTGTTCCTCTACTTAATGAAATTCTAGGGAGAGAGGATTCATCAGCGCTCAAGGTAGATAGTGATGTGTTGATCACCTTTTTGTGCCTCTTCTTTAGTGTCTTGTGGTTGTAGCTTCACACTTGCTTTATTCTTATGGTTTTGTGGTCACAGTCTGAAGCTGCTAAGGCTGTCATAGACAGTATTCCTGAATTGTTGGAGCTAACTGATTTGGTGATTAAGAATAAGCTGGTGGaaactcttctaaagcttttgcaTTTTCCAGATGGTAATGTTTATCAGCAGGTATGTTTTAAAATTGCAGACCCCTATGCTGTATAGACTGAAGCTATGTTTATTAGCAGACTGATTGTTTTTTCCTTCCAAATATAGGCGGTGGAGAAACTGGGAAAGGTTGCTCAATCCGTTGTAGGTCGTGATTATGCTCTAATTGAGTGTGGGGCTATAGATGATTTGCTGGAAATTTTGAACAGCACTAACGAGGTCGGTTAATtactgttgatttttttttttttgcatctgCAACTATTTGATGCTAAACATTACTGATTACAATTCAATTGTCAGGTGAAACCAGCATTCCCAACTCTTCGTAACCTTCTTACTTCAAATGTTGATGAAGAGGTGCTGAAAAATGCATGCTGGGCACTTTATTACCTTTCTGCTGGTGTAGATCTGACCTCCAATGGATATTGTACTAGATTAACATTCATTCCTCATCCTGTTGTGAGCGATAGTGATATGATTAAGGCCTTCTTTCAAGCTGATGTTCTTCCGGTGCTACTTAATCTCTTCAAGTGAGTgaattgtttttatttttctcatttaaCCTACTTTTTCCTATCTAACGTACGATTGTATCTGATATATACGTCAATTGATGTTTCAGAGATGACGTACGTTCCGTAATCCGCCCTGCCATCAATACAGTTGTATGTATTAGTGTGCTGGGAGACCAGCACCAGAAAGAGGTACGCGGGTATAAGGAGCTTTAGTGGTTGAACCAAAACACTTTGATGAACTAACCAATGAAAAAAGGAACAAACTAAAATAAATTAAGTGATTGAAAGGTAGAAACATCTTAAACAGCATGTATTGAGATTATAATTTAGCATGTTCCTGATTCAACGTCAAATTTGATGTGTTTACAGCCTAATTTCTAATAGCCTCCGAAGAACCCACCCATTTGGTAAAGCTGTCCAGCACAATATTTTAAAAAAGTCTTCTTACAGTAAGATCGTTCGACTGAAGGTGTAAAAATAGGTTCTTTGTCATCTTCAAGTCATGGGCAAGTCCACCTCCCAGCTCCAGCGCAGCCATCTAGGCTGCATTCTTTTTATTTGCCTACATTGTTTTTTAGTTTTTTATAACCGGTATTCACTAACTTGGCCTTTTTAGATCTTGGGACAAAATTTCTATGTATGTAAGCTGGTAATAAGAAACTTGTCCttgattaaaagaagaaaaacttgGAATTGTCTAGATTAAGGTTGAAAAGCATCTTCAACGCTAAAAAATTGTGCTTGTAAACTTCAAAATGGGCCCTTACTTTCCTAGATATCTTTTGGCATTGTTCATTTTGAGCCCAAAATGATGAAAAACATATCCCACAATTGAGCAGTAATTTTTCAATGTAGAAATAAGCGGTTTGTGTCCTCGGGTTGCTCTTCACATAGTGAGCATTTGCTCTCAATAGGCATTCCTCTTATTTGCAAATTAGACTATGTGGGACATGTATTTTTTCCTACTAACCAAGTGAAGATCTGAATTTTGTAAGATGCTGATCGATAGCTGGAGCATTGCTAAACGTAACGTCCTTGATTGCCTGTTGGGCTTGCTAAAGAGTGGAATAGAGGAGGAGATGGTCTGCATGTTTATAGCATACATTACTATTGGGAGCATGCATCGGGCAAAGGTATGTCGTCTGGATTTAAAAGGACAGCTAAATATATTCAGCTCTTGCATACTTTTTCTACATGTCTTCTAAGGTGCAAATTTTACAAATGTTAGGTGGTCAAATGGGGAGTTCTTTGCTTTTTATACCCTTAACCTATCCGTTACTTTTTGTTTCACACctaatctttttttattttacgATTTACCCCTTAATGCATTCATATATTTGCAAAGTtgtgaaagagttcagttttcaAGGTGCAAAATAGGAactattttttgttaattataaaataaaggaagagaaagaaagaagttgCCAGAGGAATGAAAGAGAAATTTTAACCTTAAATTGGAACTGTGGATGAATGTGTTAAAACTGAAATCACGAATCCTTGTGGTTGGTGTTGGAATTTCTGAACTTTGCGATACCAGTGACAAAGTAATGGATCACTTATTCAATCAAATTTTATTTATCCTTAAGCTTTATAATACCAACTGCTGTTGAGATGTTCCAAGGGATAATCGCAATAACATTTGAGATGTTTTCCTACCTTCTTCAAGCTTCACTCTACAGGGTCGTTTGGTACAATGGTGGGATATCCGATGGGATTGGCTAATCCCACCTTTTTAGTGTAAAATTTATCCCCTTATTAGATAATCCCTACAATCAAACGTGGGTCAAATTTAGTCCCAATTTATATCCCACCTTATCATATGAACCAAACTACCTCTAAAATCTATTCTATCTTCATTAAAAAACtgctttttaaaataaaaattatttaatttcTATTTTGCCCTTGCAAAATATGATCTTTCATGATTTTAAAAAGAAGGGGAAATAGCAGTTTTTGTCAGTGTTGTTGCCTAATTTCAGATTGGTTGTACATAGCaaattattttgttataaaagtGTACAGATTCACGTGGCAAGCAAGATGATCAAGTTAATTTCACAATAAAACACCACTTTCCTTTTGCTGATCTTAGAAGAGTGTGCCCTCTCTCGCTCTAGATCTATCTTTCTCGCTCTTCGAAtctgttagtttgtatgagtccaccaaactgtagagtacctggtcctctatgagataatgctgagaatgctaataaaactaaaagtaaagaagacaagggatttttacgtggaaaaatctcacataaggggatcaaaaaaccacgacctacacttgtaggcttttaacttcactaacttgcaatttcactattacaagtcactttgcaataaccctattacaaagacttcagctaacttgtgatgctctcaccacaagccactttataactctcctagttacaaaggctttaaacttatgactaatcctagtcacaacataaactcggaAGTTTACGGATTTTTGGTTTCTCCTgagacaaagcttctaagaaagcaaaataggaaatacaatgaagaacaaataacaagattacaactcaactacggatataCATAAGCTCGttgtgaaactgatccttagtggagttgtcttcttattcttgacacaccagtgacttcaatgccggatgaacactgttatgcttgagagaatatcattgAATGCACAAAAGATGTTGTGCCTTGCACTAGGTTGTTATatcacaaaagacatcacaatagatagtgatgtcaattcttggtacacgcttcttcccaatgagaagtgactgctgcactgtctgcATAGTCACTTCTGtgcagttgacttgtacttctatcagagaaccctaagggatcaggtccctgttgtgttcctctttataatgattgcggacagtcactgacttgtacttctgtcggagaaccctaagggaccagatcaccaggtccctgttgtgttcctccttGTGGTTCATTCATTTGCTGGAGACCAGACTGGACGTTATTCATTTGAAATGTATACCACGtggtcaggttctctatctggttcttcaataagtttgttagatcatcaaaaacataagaagcataaggcaaagatattgaaaacccatcaatttccccctttttgatgatgacaaacttaggcattGATAGTATTTGTTTAGAACGGAAATAGCCAGATAGGGTTTCAGAAATTCCAGAAACCTTTTGCTTTTGattcccccttaatcagatcccTCATATTGGCAATAAGCAACAAGTTTCTACACAAGTTCCCTGACCCTTTCTACACAATTCCCCCAGTCTCCCTGACCTTTTGCTTTTAattcccccttaatcagatcccTCATATTGGCAATAAGCAACAAGTTTCTACACAAGTTCCTTGACCCTTTCTACACAATTCCCCCTGTCTCCCTGACcttttccccttttggcatcattaaaaagaaacACAAGCAGGCAAtcagcataaagaagtctaacacaacCAACTCATgtcacatatgtgcacacaacatgatagaaaaaAGAAACCAGAGGGAAACAACATGTACATGCAAAAAGAGAAGTTGTGTCATTAATATTAACACTAGACTGAGCAAAACAAGAGCAATAGTGGTGAAATCCAGCATGCCTATCACAAAAACGAGGCAAACAAAAGAGAAACAACAGCCACAAAACATTAGAGCCAGAAATTAGTTGGTCACTAAGAGAATCCTAGGGGGCACTAAGAGAGGGAGACTTGGAAGAGGAGGCAATAATGTTTTTGAGAACCAGGTCTAGTCGAGCATTTGCAGACAGTTGTTCTTCAAGTAATTGTGCCCGAAgtttatcattttcctttgttAGTCGGGTAACTTCTTCATTAACAGAATCAGGTCCTTTAACtgcttgactgagctgagtttccAGTATGGCATTTTGAGCCTTCAACCTTCTGATCTCTTTAGAAGCTACATTTTGAGcgttgatcagctgagaaatggtcgagatgcttccaccaactctttctacacattcacattcttctaaagtggttttagagaaggtttgcttgcgtgtgcccactctgggattccccaaggggaccttgtagaatctgaacacctgagtgaggagaaagccatatggtagcccatgattcccacctttaaagtttgtcaccttttgcatatgatctatcatgattgctggcagattgattgggacaaactcatcaaACGCTTCCATTAAGACCATATCGGATTTTGTAGCAATAGACCGCCTCTCAAAACGAGGTAAGAGCACCTTATTCACCAGTTCAAAGAGAAGTTAATACTTAGGAAGCAATACCTTCTTATGCACCTGTTTCCCCCTGCtgaatagcttgctctttcatgatgGCTCTCCTGAAGCTTACACCACAGACACCCTTGACTGAGGACATCCCTTCACATGGAATTTTGAGAACCTTTCCCAATGTTGAAGCGTCGAGtacaatgtctactccatttactagtgcacaaatgtgatccccctcaacagTGAAGAGAGATGCGTAAAAAGTTTGTACCGCATATTCGTACACCAGAGGCATGCTCCCTTCAAACAAgtgttcccattgttgaaattccacAATCTCCAGAATTTGTCTCATACCGGCCATCTCCGAAATTGATGGGTCAAATGTACGACCCCACAAGACTTTCtgagttcttaatctctgctGCCAAAGACCACTATCACTGGGCATGGTCCTCAGAGCACCAGGTTCTTTAACAGTTTCCCGTTTTCGTTTGCTAGACCCTTCAACAGACTTTCCTTTCCAGCTTACTAACCCCACAGTATCATCTTTAGACATGGCTTGCTCAACTTGACTCTTTTTAGACTTGCCGCTGCCCTTCACGGATACACTATTTTGTTTCTCAATGGTTTCATCGGAAGCTCTATCCACAGACTTTTGAGCTTTCATAGATTGTTGCACTAAGGAACCAGGTTCTTTTGGAGCATTTTTGTCAATCCCACTTTCTGGAACACTTTTGTCAGTAACAAATTCCCTCACATTCATCAACCTCCttttccttgtcttgacactcctGCTTTTCTGCAATGTAAACTTAAAACTCTCTTGCTGATGTGACCTGATAATGGGTGACTTGGAGGAGGACTCTAAGAGCTTAGAATAATCAACAAGTGCAGGAGTGGGCTTGCAGGGaaaagaatcaggttcttcagaAGGTTTTTCTGAGAACGTCTCATGAGCCAAAGACTCGAGGAGTACTGTGGTTCTTACATCTCCTAggaatggagtttcttccccTTGATACTCAGATCTCCTTCATTCATCAGGCTCTCAGCAGCGATAACCATGATGTTCTACgctgcttccttttctggtgactctgAGAGAGTCACTAAGTCCAGAATGGAGGAGTTCAGATATTGGTCAGGATCATCTTCAGAGACTTCTGACACTTGAGAAGTAAAACCTCCTGAGTGTTCTTTGATGAGATCAGAGGAATAACGAGACATAGGGTTTTCAAAATATGGAGGGAAAACAGGGTTTGTCGGAAAAGGGAAAACTGTAGGAAAGGAGGAGGAACTAGGTTGGGATACAGTAGTATTGGAGGGAGTGGAATAGTGAATCTCTGGAAATGATTTGAAGGATGATATGGAAGTGGGAGTGGTGTAAATGGTGGGAGAAGAAGGCGTTCGATTTCCATTATAGGAGCATTTGGTAGGCAAGTAGAGTGAGAGAGAGATGAAGAGAGAATCACAGATATACAGaagagatgaaggttcatgacttgctgTGTGGGAGAAAGACAGTTTTATTGGAAGAAGGGCTAATGATGAGAAGAGATAGAAACAGGGTATGAATAGTTCTGAAAATGGCGGTAGGTTTGTGAGAAAACGTTACCGTGCAGAGGGGATGAAGGaatttgaaagacaagacatgacatgcagactttgaaaagtcggatgatgtggcagttgagttAATTTTGTTAACATTTTTTGAGAAGGCATGCGGAAGCACATTACTATTAACCTGGGGTACAAGGACCTGATGCCAGAacaattttttgaaaaaggttttagcAGTTCCTCTTTCGTAGTTCATAaactgtacctttagcttctataatcgtcatgcgtgtttacctgtaACGGTAtcgatgtgagttaggcttggccagaaaacactttagctaattttacctgaaGGTGTTTTTCATAGCCATCTAatggagaatcaggttcttcattagATTTCAATAACTCCAGCTTCACCTTGTTTCTTCCAAAATGTTCCCTCGTCAAGGCTTTGTTGAGGATATCTGGAATTTGGTCTACTTATGCCGCATGACTTTCAGcagatcaaccctttctccacattaATCCTCAGAAGACAATGCTTCACCCCGATGTGATTGGTCCTCTTGTCTTGAACTGGATAGAGAAGGTATATCATTAGAAGACACCCCAAAATCTTCCAGTTACTGCTTAACTCATAGGGTTTTAGCATATCAGGATGCTGCCGCTATAcattctgcttcagttgttgacgAAACTATtgaattttgcttccttgtgccctAGGAGATGAATTATGATCATGGcaagtgagccattccagaagtgTTTTTCCTGTCCACAAGACAACTTGCATCGTTAACATCAGCATACCTAACAAGATAAGAACTGTCACTTGAGGGGTAATGCAGGACCAGGTCCTGAGTTCTTTTAAGGTATCTCAAACTTCTTTTGGAGGCCCTCAAGTAGGATTCCTGAGGACTTGACTTTGGATTCTATTCTGGAGTGGAGATACAAAAGGGACCaaaaatttttgttttttttttaaattttcaatacTTGTCTAACTCTAAAAAAAGGAGTAATTAGGTTATCAAATAGAtgggagcttttgtgtttccagtttGGGACTGAGGCTTGATTGGTAGGGAACTTGAGAGGTTAATTTGATTTCCCTACACTCTTTGTTCTGTTAATTTTGGAGCACCATGAACTGCATCTCCACTCTTTCTTCAGTTTCAGTGGTAGTAAGTGAGGTACCAGGTTCCTTGTGATAAGTGGAAgatgatgttgcattgtctttcacctgtctccttcatcttactcatCATATCTGCCTCCCTATTTGAAACCTCAGATATTTCCCGGGGCACAAAGATGGTTCATTATATTGATCATCACTGTTTCTTCCTTGGTTAGAGGAAGGTGTCTTGTTGAATACCCTATGAGCACTTCCTTCCACTTAATGTGCCCTTTGCTGTAGACTTTGTGACCTTTGCTTTGTGGAGAGTATCCTAGAAGGATTCCTTCATTGCCTTTGAATTAAACTTCCCAAGCTGGTCCTTCCTTTTGTCGAGAACATGGCATTTTCAGTCAAGAAGGTTCTCAGATGAGTTGTCTTTGGCTTTCTTCCATTTGGCAGCTCATAGTGGGTTTTGATTCAGAAGGGACCTAATCatacacctgttcaccaagtagaaaGTAGTATTTACTGCTTTTGCCCAGACACTCTTGGCGATTCCATTGTCGATGAGCATTGTCCATGCCATATCTTCCacttctgttctttctttcagcaATACCATATTGCTATGGAGTCCTTGGTGCTGAGAAGTTGTGTGTGATTCCAATTTTTTGTTACAAGCTCTTCCAATTTGGCGTTGTCGCATTCTGTCCTGTGGTCAGATCTGCTGCATACTACCTTCAATTTTATCTTCACTTGAATCTTCTTGACAAAGGCCTTAAACACTTCGACAGTCTCATCCTTTGTTCTAGGAACCAATGTCCAGGTGAATTTTGACAGACCACGAATCAGGTCCTTCTCTAGCATCTCATATCACCAGCTTGTTAAAGATTCAAAGTTAACAGCGTAGATGTTCTTGTTTCTTTTGGCCGCTGAGACCACTTTCCCAGTCACCAGATTGGTAACTGTGCACTCTTTTGACaagaactctactttgttccctttaACGCAGTTTTTGAGAGACACTCAAGACACTGTACTTCAGGCCATCCGCATAGTACATGTTCTCAATTTAGTGACAGAGAGATTTTCAACTTTTCCGGCACTGAGAATGTACCCTTTCCCTTTTTCAATGGATGCATTCCTTTCctgcagggctttcagtgagaagaAATCTATGGTGCTTCCAGTCACGTGCTTTGAGCATTCACTGTCCTTGGTTCATTGCAGTCCGCTTCctctcactgttccctgcacatgCAAATCAGgattagatttaggaacccaaaccagtttgggtcccttgttatgataaaagggatggataatggcttttctagtccatgcaggcaataTTCGTTTCTTGCGACCGGTACTTGGTCCCTTGTTAGTAGTCACTTTGTCAGTAagcactttgtttttctgaacagattgaaccctggcctgacaattttctttaaagtgcccattgttcccacagtgggtgcACATCCAGTTATCAGGAACAGTGACGtacttgctgtgagggttgtaaggagttttctccctttggaacccgattccctACTTGTTTCCACTGTTATTCAAGTACATGACAGTCacagcatctgaggaccaggtccacttcagaGATTTCCCAAGATCACTTTTGACTTTCTCTAATTCAGCTTGAATTTGCCGATTTTTCTCATATTCACCACATAGACTGGTTTTCACATCGTTTAATTCATGTTCAAGCTTGATGTGTGTCTCACTAGCTACTTCTTTCCCTTTCCCAAGGCTCACAGTCCTGTGTTATCTATTGAGCCcttcaatggtttcctctaggaCAATGATTATCATTAAAAAATCATTTCTCTCTTGCTTAGTAGCTAATTTGTTTTCTTCTAGAGTGTGTTTCTCATTACTGAGACCTTCTACTGTTTCCTTCAAATCAACCACCACTACCATcaggtcatctctctcattttctacactagttatCTTTTCATTTagagcttccttttctttttcaagattagctatggtctcatttaggtccactacacaaacaaccagatcatctctagattgttcagcttctcctagttctaaggtcaggatctccttatcattaTCAAGGCTATAATAAGCATCAATTAAAACATTAGCTAATGACCTTAacttcttagaagagtaggacttcagatttctctgaacatccctgaaatttatcTCATCATCTTCATCCTCATCAAACTGAGCCATCAGCGCGAACAATGAGTCATACTtcgttgcttcagtttccactgccatcataGAATTGTTTTCTACATCTGGTTCCCTTTCTGAttcactggaggagtctccccCAGCAGCAAGTGTCTGCTTCACAATATTGTTAGCTGCACTTTTCGATTGAATCGTTTGtttggaaccaggttcctttttgctgctttgtcaggattttgcttgtattgctcctgtttcgcgagtgggcagtctttgatgaaatgccttgGCTTTCTGCACCTGTGACAGAGATCATCATAGAATTGCTTTCTGCACTTGAACTGCCCCTCTTTGGTATACCcccatttcttcgaaccatcttttgaaatcttttagtaagataggccatgtcactatcttcatTACTGGAGTCACTGctttcagctttgagtaccaggttcttttcctttttaggctctctcctttcactgtctttcttttttttcatctcgtatgtcttcagattaccaatcaactcatccatggttagagtttgtagatctttagcttcagtgatggcatttaccttactttcccaagaaccaggtagaacactgaggattttccttggaatgacatctccaagtgaatgaagctcatttatgatggaggtgaatctggtgtacatatcttgtatagactcatcatccttcatcctaaagagctcat
This region includes:
- the LOC104249903 gene encoding importin subunit alpha-1-like isoform X2 — its product is MFLSGDCDLMKLLVIKQLQKLFHYGMIAALEDARDSGELVPLLNEILGREDSSALKSEAAKAVIDSIPELLELTDLVIKNKLVETLLKLLHFPDGNVYQQAVEKLGKVAQSVVGRDYALIECGAIDDLLEILNSTNEVKPAFPTLRNLLTSNVDEEVLKNACWALYYLSAGVDLTSNGYCTRLTFIPHPVVSDSDMIKAFFQADVLPVLLNLFKDDVRSVIRPAINTVVCISVLGDQHQKEMLIDSWSIAKRNVLDCLLGLLKSGIEEEMVCMFIAYITIGSMHRAKGEKLLFLPVL
- the LOC104249903 gene encoding importin subunit alpha-1-like isoform X1, producing the protein MFLSGDCDLMKLLVIKQLQKLFHYGMIAALEDARDSGELVPLLNEILGREDSSALKSEAAKAVIDSIPELLELTDLVIKNKLVETLLKLLHFPDGNVYQQAVEKLGKVAQSVVGRDYALIECGAIDDLLEILNSTNEVKPAFPTLRNLLTSNVDEEVLKNACWALYYLSAGVDLTSNGYCTRLTFIPHPVVSDSDMIKAFFQADVLPVLLNLFKDDVRSVIRPAINTVVCISVLGDQHQKEMLIDSWSIAKRNVLDCLLGLLKSGIEEEMVCMFIAYITIGSMHRAKCCEKHSLQHLKHEARPRALL
- the LOC104249903 gene encoding importin subunit alpha-1-like isoform X4; the protein is MIAALEDARDSGELVPLLNEILGREDSSALKSEAAKAVIDSIPELLELTDLVIKNKLVETLLKLLHFPDGNVYQQAVEKLGKVAQSVVGRDYALIECGAIDDLLEILNSTNEVKPAFPTLRNLLTSNVDEEVLKNACWALYYLSAGVDLTSNGYCTRLTFIPHPVVSDSDMIKAFFQADVLPVLLNLFKDDVRSVIRPAINTVVCISVLGDQHQKEMLIDSWSIAKRNVLDCLLGLLKSGIEEEMVCMFIAYITIGSMHRAKGEKLLFLPVL
- the LOC104249903 gene encoding importin subunit alpha-1-like isoform X3 encodes the protein MIAALEDARDSGELVPLLNEILGREDSSALKSEAAKAVIDSIPELLELTDLVIKNKLVETLLKLLHFPDGNVYQQAVEKLGKVAQSVVGRDYALIECGAIDDLLEILNSTNEVKPAFPTLRNLLTSNVDEEVLKNACWALYYLSAGVDLTSNGYCTRLTFIPHPVVSDSDMIKAFFQADVLPVLLNLFKDDVRSVIRPAINTVVCISVLGDQHQKEMLIDSWSIAKRNVLDCLLGLLKSGIEEEMVCMFIAYITIGSMHRAKCCEKHSLQHLKHEARPRALL